In Zingiber officinale cultivar Zhangliang chromosome 6A, Zo_v1.1, whole genome shotgun sequence, a single genomic region encodes these proteins:
- the LOC121996824 gene encoding pentatricopeptide repeat-containing protein At5g41170, mitochondrial-like: MIPVQRAFLSRAIAARLFPSRTSLRFNSSILSLVEPPNYSSDDVDRDATDKLPDAKFRSCCPGVPRAGLFLLVSVVQRTLDWTTVREIRFAEAAGAYGFPHAVEAFSMLMGVFSSAGMQREIRLLLAGVLSFVRNVDCDLLVVLSAVVLHAGGSLSSLNVYGTAILLLAEDSMIEHALEVYFEAKRMGLPIGAPLSNLLLKVLVRSNNSEMAKDLFNHMKICGPKPNVYSYTIIMYMYTTQDILDINEASKILDEMEMEGVKPNVVTYDTYIRGLCRAGDVKSAKEFLQDLQSRDLPCNTNCYNALILGFCREGELEKALSVVQEMKERGPKPDVHSYSILIDGFCKSGDVAKGSNLLEEMLSNEITPTMVSFSSLLHGLCLKGEMGCALSLFNQLSGQGYAHDLISYGILIDGYCQLGDLDGASRLWQQMIQSNFVPDAHSYTSIIFAHCRNGCLKEALEQFEFMLYSGVMPSVVTCTLIVDLFCKQHRMLDAFAFLDKMNEWGIVPNIFMFSVILNGLFKEGKSVYTWGVLGSMIKKGIVCDVVIYSILIDGLIKSSKLEEALKLFAGMSKVGLVPNIFVYTIIINGLCKIGRLPEALGLFEEMIIKGFIPDRIVYTCLIDGYCSRKDMKKASELFDKMVHSGLVPDAHAYTCLIDGYSKIFMMETAIALLDDMLKMNLCPTVVTYSVIINGYRKLGDWDKAYEIYKIMLNQGISPDSVMNLSEISSFST, translated from the coding sequence ATGATCCCGGTGCAACGGGCCTTTCTTAGCCGAGCCATCGCTGCAAGACTCTTTCCCTCGCGCACCTCCCTTCGCTTCAACTCCTCAATCCTCTCGCTGGTTGAGCCACCCAACTACTCCAGTGACGACGTCGATAGAGACGCCACCGATAAGCTTCCCGACGCAAAGTTTCGCTCTTGCTGCCCCGGAGTGCCCCGAGCGGGCCTCTTCCTCCTCGTCTCCGTCGTGCAGAGGACCCTCGACTGGACCACGGTCCGAGAAATTAGATTCGCTGAGGCGGCAGGCGCGTACGGCTTCCCGCATGCGGTGGAGGCTTTCTCGATGCTCATGGGGGTTTTCTCGTCGGCGGGAATGCAACGGGAGATTAGGCTGTTGCTAGCTGGGGTTCTGAGCTTCGTTAGGAATGTGGATTGCGACTTGTTGGTGGTGCTATCAGCAGTAGTGCTGCATGCTGGTGGTTCTCTGAGCTCTCTCAATGTATATGGGACTGCTATCCTTCTTCTAGCAGAAGACTCCATGATCGAACATGCACTAGAAGTCTACTTTGAAGCGAAAAGAATGGGGCTTCCGATTGGAGCTCCCTTATCTAACCTTTTGCTCAAAGTTTTGGTCAGAAGCAATAATTCCGAAATGGCAAAGGATTTATTTAATCACATGAAAATCTGCGGACCGAAGCCAAATGTTTATAGTTACACTATCATTATGTATATGTATACTACCCAAGATATCTTGGACATAAATGAAGCTAGTAAAATTCTTGATGAAATGGAAATGGAAGGTGTGAAGCCAAATGTAGTGACATATGATACGTACATCAGGGGGCTTTGTCGAGCAGGAGATGTTAAGTCTGCAAAGGAATTTCTTCAGGACTTGCAGTCCAGAGACTTGCCATGCAATACCAATTGTTATAATGCTCTGATACTTGGTTTTTGTAGGGAGGGTGAGTTGGAGAAAGCTTTGTCAGTAGTTCAGGAGATGAAAGAACGTGGACCAAAGCCAGATGTACATAGCTACAGCAttctcattgatggattttgcaaAAGTGGAGATGTTGCGAAGGGCTCTAATCTTCTTGAAGAAATGTTAAGCAATGAGATCACGCCGACGATGGTTAGTTTTAGTTCACTACTTCATGGTTTGTGCTTGAAAGGTGAGATGGGATGTGCATTAAGTCTCTTCAATCAACTGAGTGGCCAAGGCTATGCACATGACTTAATTTCCTATGGGATCCTCATTGATGGATATTGCCAACTTGGGGATTTGGATGGTGCTTCTAGGCTTTGGCAACAGATGATTCAAAGCAATTTTGTCCCAGATGCTCATAGTTACACGAGTATAATATTTGCTCACTGTAGAAATGGGTGCTTGAAAGAAGCATTAGAGCAATTTGAATTCATGCTTTACAGCGGTGTGATGCCTAGTGTTGTAACATGTACTCTGATAGTTGATTTATTTTGCAAGCAGCATAGAATGTTAGATGCTTTTGCTTTCCTTGACAAAATGAATGAATGGGGAATTGTTCCAAATATATTTATGTTCTCAGTCATCCTTAATGGACTATTCAAGGAAGGAAAATCAGTGTACACGTGGGGTGTTCTGGGATCAATGATAAAGAAAGGGATTGTTTGTGACGTAGTTATCTATTCCATACTTATTGATGGTCTAATTAAATCATCAAAGCTTGAGGAGGCACTGAAGCTGTTTGCAGGAATGTCAAAGGTGGGTTTGGTGCCAAATATCTTTGTATACACCATCATTATCAATGGGCTTTGCAAGATTGGTAGGCTACCTGAAGCATTGGGTTTGTTCGAAGAAATGATTATAAAGGGGTTTATTCCTGATAGGATTGTatatacatgcttgattgatggtTACTGTAGTCGCAAAGATATGAAGAAAGCTTCTGAGTTGTTCGACAAAATGGTGCACAGTGGTCTTGTGCCTGATGCTCATGCATACACCTGCCTCATTGATGGATATAGCAAGATTTTTATGATGGAAACTGCAATTGCTTTGCTAGATGATATGCTGAAAATGAATCTCTGTCCTACTGTAGTAACCTATAGTGTGATAATTAATGGATATCGTAAATTGGGTGATTGGGATAAAGCTTATGAGATATATAAGATAATGTTAAATCAAGGCATTTCTCCTGATTCAGTCATGAATTTGTCGGAGATTTCAAGTTTTAGCACTTGA